One Actinoplanes missouriensis 431 DNA segment encodes these proteins:
- a CDS encoding MFS transporter gives MGRGGTVHRVYSVVVFVILAALDNVAIGIVPPLYGSIGTDLGVGEGHIALATTVMFLISAVAAIGFAYVGDRTDRKPVLVAGTAIWVLGTAWSGLAGGYPSFLTAQVVAAFGLGGVASVSFAVVSDLISPRRRGLVMSFWGLSQGVGTLAGTLVGGILGRDDWRAPFLVTAAAGVVATVAYLFTYNVPRGDSQPELAGVDYDERIHHEDLPVILRRRTNVWLILQGGTAQIAFGSLVWLPILFRARAEDQGYSAGTAVLVGSVFATIFQLGAALSILGGLAGDRLQRRTPRGRALVASVGVLAAVPFYVVLFFVPMEITVTDGAATGTLIREVLANVVTEPTVAACLAIAVFALMLTSANSPNWFAMIADVNPPQHRGTVYSLGNLINGVGRAGGNALVGVAFRGLAGAFPPPLNYAVGLAAFQFFFIPTGIMYWLASRTVAADMADTHNALLAAAAESDERPDGDVERDPAVGVQGFAGQQDPGAGR, from the coding sequence ATGGGCAGGGGTGGGACCGTGCACCGCGTCTACAGCGTGGTGGTGTTCGTGATCCTGGCCGCCCTCGACAACGTCGCCATCGGCATCGTCCCCCCGCTCTACGGCAGCATCGGCACCGACCTCGGCGTGGGTGAGGGGCACATCGCGCTGGCGACCACCGTCATGTTCCTGATCAGCGCGGTGGCGGCGATCGGTTTCGCGTACGTGGGGGACCGCACCGACCGCAAACCGGTGCTCGTGGCCGGCACCGCGATCTGGGTGCTCGGCACCGCCTGGTCCGGCCTGGCCGGCGGCTACCCGTCGTTCCTCACCGCCCAGGTGGTCGCGGCGTTCGGTCTCGGCGGCGTGGCGTCGGTCAGCTTCGCCGTGGTCAGCGACCTGATCTCACCGCGCCGGCGCGGGCTGGTGATGAGTTTCTGGGGCCTGTCGCAGGGCGTCGGCACCCTCGCGGGCACCCTCGTCGGGGGCATTCTCGGCCGCGACGACTGGCGGGCGCCGTTCCTGGTCACGGCGGCGGCCGGCGTGGTCGCCACGGTGGCTTACCTGTTCACCTACAACGTGCCCCGCGGCGACAGCCAGCCCGAGCTGGCGGGCGTCGACTACGACGAGCGGATCCACCACGAGGATCTCCCGGTGATCCTGCGACGGCGTACCAATGTGTGGTTGATCCTGCAGGGTGGCACCGCGCAGATAGCGTTCGGCTCGCTGGTCTGGCTGCCGATCCTGTTCCGGGCGCGGGCCGAGGACCAGGGGTACTCGGCGGGCACGGCGGTGCTGGTCGGCAGCGTCTTCGCGACCATCTTCCAGCTCGGCGCGGCGCTGTCGATCCTCGGCGGGCTGGCCGGTGACCGGTTGCAGCGGCGTACCCCGCGCGGCCGGGCCCTGGTCGCCTCGGTCGGCGTGCTCGCCGCGGTGCCCTTCTACGTGGTGCTCTTCTTCGTCCCGATGGAGATCACCGTGACCGACGGCGCGGCCACCGGCACGCTGATCCGCGAGGTGCTGGCGAACGTGGTGACCGAGCCGACCGTCGCGGCCTGCCTCGCCATCGCCGTGTTCGCGCTGATGCTGACGTCGGCGAACTCGCCGAACTGGTTCGCGATGATCGCCGACGTGAACCCGCCGCAGCACCGCGGCACCGTCTACAGCCTCGGCAACCTGATCAACGGCGTCGGCCGGGCCGGTGGCAACGCGCTGGTCGGGGTGGCGTTCCGGGGACTGGCCGGGGCGTTCCCGCCGCCGCTGAACTACGCGGTGGGGCTGGCCGCCTTCCAGTTCTTCTTCATCCCGACCGGGATCATGTACTGGCTGGCCAGCAGGACGGTGGCGGCGGACATGGCCGACACGCACAACGCCCTGCTGGCCGCGGCGGCCGAGTCAGACGAGCGCCCAGACGGTGACGTCGAGCGGGACCCGGCCGTCGGCGTCCAGGGGTTCGCTGGACAGCAGGACCCGGGCGCCGGCCGGTAG
- a CDS encoding SDR family NAD(P)-dependent oxidoreductase, producing the protein MTDTRTALITGGTGALGAATVSAFLQAGWQVVAPVRPGTAGRLPAGVIAVDADLTNAEQVTAAAARAAGDQRAPLKAVVNLAGGYGGSGLIADTPVEDFEAMFAANLRPAYLTTSAALPYLVAAGGGSVIFVSSRAAVSPFPGAAGYVASKAAVLALAETVAVEYRKQRVRSNTVLPSVIDTPANRAAQPTADVSRWVAPAEIAAVTLFLASDASAPTSGARIPVYGQA; encoded by the coding sequence ATGACGGACACGCGTACGGCTCTGATCACGGGCGGGACGGGCGCACTCGGCGCCGCGACCGTCTCCGCGTTTCTTCAGGCGGGGTGGCAGGTGGTGGCGCCGGTCCGGCCGGGGACGGCGGGACGGCTCCCGGCCGGCGTGATCGCCGTGGACGCGGACCTGACGAACGCGGAACAGGTCACCGCCGCGGCCGCCCGGGCGGCGGGCGATCAGCGCGCCCCGCTCAAGGCGGTGGTCAATCTCGCCGGTGGGTACGGGGGAAGCGGCCTGATCGCCGACACCCCGGTCGAGGACTTCGAGGCGATGTTCGCCGCCAACCTGCGGCCCGCCTACCTCACCACGTCGGCCGCCCTGCCGTACCTGGTGGCCGCCGGAGGTGGTTCGGTGATCTTCGTGTCGTCGCGGGCGGCGGTCTCGCCGTTCCCGGGCGCCGCCGGTTACGTCGCCTCCAAGGCTGCCGTCCTGGCCCTGGCCGAGACGGTCGCGGTGGAGTACCGCAAGCAGCGCGTGCGCTCCAACACGGTGCTCCCCAGCGTGATCGACACCCCGGCGAACCGGGCCGCTCAGCCCACCGCCGACGTGAGCCGCTGGGTGGCGCCCGCGGAGATCGCCGCGGTCACCCTCTTCCTGGCGTCGGACGCCTCCGCCCCGACCAGCGGCGCCCGGATCCCGGTCTACGGCCAGGCCTGA
- a CDS encoding GPGG-motif small membrane protein, whose product MALLLWILAVILVVAGILALFRRQILWGVVLIIVGLLVGPGGVSIFNV is encoded by the coding sequence ATGGCTCTTCTTCTGTGGATTCTCGCCGTTATTCTCGTGGTCGCCGGCATCCTCGCGCTGTTCCGGCGGCAGATCCTCTGGGGTGTTGTGCTGATCATCGTCGGTCTGCTCGTCGGTCCCGGCGGTGTCAGCATCTTCAATGTATGA
- a CDS encoding MHYT domain-containing protein → MAHVHHFTYGAFNPIAAYLLAFLGSFLGLLCTGRARDAHSPGRRNRWLVIAAFAIGGGGIWLMHFSAMLGFDVPDSPVRYDLTLTLLSLVFSVLTVGVGLIVVGHGKRSTSRILTAGALTGSGVIAMHYTGMEGMRIAATIHYSPALVIASAAIALAASTVALWFAVSVRGWSRITGAAAVMAVAVCGMHYTGMAAMSIELDPVGTAPGGIRPLTMLVPITVITAATIVGVALSALQAMTEEEFTDGAGTPKRGVHAENPQPWSLKGTPMGAVRLSPAARAVVSGRAAPGTRPSPGPRPSPRPTPAAPVAPATTPPAPSGG, encoded by the coding sequence GTGGCTCACGTGCATCACTTCACCTATGGGGCGTTCAACCCGATAGCCGCCTATCTCCTGGCGTTTCTCGGCTCGTTCCTCGGCCTGCTCTGCACCGGGCGGGCGCGTGACGCGCACAGCCCCGGCCGGCGCAACCGCTGGCTGGTGATCGCGGCCTTCGCGATCGGTGGCGGCGGCATCTGGTTGATGCACTTCTCCGCGATGCTGGGCTTCGACGTCCCGGACAGCCCGGTCCGGTACGACCTCACGCTCACCCTGCTCAGCCTGGTCTTCTCGGTGCTGACGGTCGGGGTCGGGCTGATCGTGGTCGGACACGGCAAGCGCAGCACCAGCCGGATCCTCACGGCCGGCGCCCTGACCGGCAGCGGTGTGATCGCGATGCACTACACCGGGATGGAGGGCATGCGGATCGCGGCCACCATCCACTACTCCCCCGCGCTGGTGATCGCGTCGGCGGCGATCGCGCTGGCGGCCAGCACGGTGGCGCTCTGGTTCGCCGTCTCGGTCCGCGGCTGGAGCCGGATCACCGGCGCGGCCGCGGTGATGGCCGTGGCGGTCTGTGGCATGCACTACACCGGGATGGCCGCCATGTCGATCGAGCTGGACCCGGTCGGCACCGCGCCCGGCGGCATCCGGCCGCTCACCATGCTCGTCCCCATCACCGTGATCACCGCCGCCACGATCGTGGGAGTCGCGCTGAGCGCCCTGCAGGCGATGACCGAGGAGGAGTTCACCGACGGCGCCGGCACACCGAAACGCGGCGTCCACGCGGAGAACCCGCAGCCCTGGTCCCTCAAGGGAACGCCGATGGGGGCCGTGCGGCTCTCCCCTGCGGCCCGGGCCGTGGTGTCTGGCCGCGCTGCTCCCGGCACCCGGCCGTCACCGGGCCCGCGCCCCTCGCCACGCCCCACTCCGGCGGCGCCCGTCGCGCCGGCGACCACGCCACCCGCTCCCTCCGGGGGCTGA
- a CDS encoding SGNH/GDSL hydrolase family protein, translating into MRRWIKALAVAGASATAVVATMSTAQAATARDYEAIGDSYASGLGSGNVVDSACLRTDASYSHFWLNRKGRASFGSVANRACSGATTAAVRTRQLGDLDANTGWVTISAGGNDVGFTSAISTCVISSEAACTTAVQSAITKANTQLPASFSQLFTSVRAKAPNARVYVLGYPRLLAAATSTVNCGTLTPAKRAVINHAADVLADVTRNSTTGRTGFTFVDSRARFAGHEACTATPWMQGLRMDEPAKSFHPNVSGHKQYADLLFSVTG; encoded by the coding sequence ATGCGCCGCTGGATCAAAGCGCTCGCCGTCGCCGGAGCCTCGGCCACGGCGGTCGTCGCCACCATGTCGACCGCCCAGGCGGCCACGGCGCGCGACTACGAGGCCATCGGCGACTCGTACGCGTCCGGTCTCGGCTCCGGCAACGTCGTCGACAGCGCCTGCCTGCGCACCGACGCGTCGTACTCGCATTTCTGGTTGAACCGCAAGGGGCGCGCCTCCTTCGGCTCGGTCGCGAACCGGGCGTGCAGCGGCGCGACCACGGCCGCCGTGCGTACCAGGCAGCTCGGCGATCTGGACGCGAACACCGGATGGGTCACGATCAGCGCCGGCGGCAACGACGTCGGGTTCACCTCAGCCATCTCCACCTGTGTGATCTCCTCGGAGGCGGCCTGCACCACCGCGGTCCAGTCCGCGATCACCAAGGCGAACACGCAGCTCCCGGCCTCGTTCAGCCAGCTCTTCACGTCGGTGCGGGCAAAGGCGCCGAACGCCCGGGTGTACGTGCTCGGCTACCCGCGCCTGCTCGCCGCCGCCACCTCGACGGTGAACTGCGGCACGCTGACCCCGGCCAAGCGCGCCGTGATCAATCACGCGGCCGACGTCCTGGCCGACGTGACCCGCAACAGCACCACGGGCCGTACCGGCTTCACCTTCGTCGACAGCCGCGCCCGGTTCGCCGGCCACGAGGCGTGCACCGCGACTCCCTGGATGCAGGGCCTGCGGATGGACGAGCCGGCGAAGTCCTTCCACCCCAACGTCTCCGGCCACAAGCAGTACGCGGATCTGCTCTTCTCGGTGACCGGCTAA
- a CDS encoding metallophosphoesterase family protein, with product MIRIAAVGDVHVDKDVVGRYRPALEELPERADALLIAGDLTRHGTVEEARCFAKEFGGLAVPVVVVLGNHDHQSDLQDDVTATLTDAGITVLECSATVLEIRGHRLGIAGTKGFGGGFAGACASNFGEREMKDFVGTTEDLANRLGEALRSVHCDALVALTHYAPVPETLVGEPLEIYPFLGCYQLGQAIDSAPTALALHGHAHHGSERGRTPGGVPVRNVAHPVIKQAYNVYQLLSESVDTELAHA from the coding sequence ATGATCCGGATCGCTGCCGTGGGCGACGTCCACGTGGACAAGGACGTGGTCGGCCGGTACCGGCCCGCTCTCGAGGAGCTTCCCGAGCGGGCCGACGCGCTGCTCATCGCCGGTGACCTCACCCGGCACGGCACCGTGGAGGAGGCCCGCTGCTTCGCCAAGGAGTTCGGCGGCCTCGCCGTGCCGGTCGTGGTGGTGCTCGGCAACCACGACCACCAGAGCGACCTGCAGGACGACGTCACCGCGACGCTCACCGACGCCGGCATCACCGTGCTGGAGTGCTCGGCGACCGTACTGGAGATCCGCGGGCACCGGCTCGGCATCGCCGGCACCAAGGGTTTCGGCGGCGGCTTCGCCGGGGCGTGCGCGAGCAACTTCGGCGAGCGGGAGATGAAGGATTTCGTCGGCACCACCGAGGACCTGGCGAATCGGCTCGGCGAGGCGCTGCGCTCGGTCCACTGTGACGCGCTCGTCGCGCTCACCCATTACGCGCCGGTGCCGGAGACGCTGGTCGGCGAGCCGCTGGAGATCTACCCCTTCCTCGGCTGTTACCAGCTCGGGCAGGCGATCGACTCGGCGCCGACCGCGCTGGCCCTGCACGGGCACGCGCACCACGGCTCGGAACGCGGCCGCACGCCCGGCGGCGTGCCCGTCCGCAACGTGGCACACCCGGTGATCAAGCAGGCGTACAACGTGTACCAGCTGCTGTCCGAGTCGGTGGACACCGAACTCGCGCATGCCTGA
- a CDS encoding nucleotidyltransferase family protein: MPHRVDEGLAVTLKRVASTLKGADIPFALGGSFAVYARGGYSSDHDVDFLIREQDKDRALQELSSVGFETEQPPEDWLVKVYDEGRMADLIYRPVESPVTDETLQDTDQISVEAIYMPVLSATQLMIHKLLSYSQHYCDFATGLPVARSLREQIDWDRVRRETAKSPYADAFFVLLDRLDVVSFPAHELGVGG, translated from the coding sequence ATGCCACACCGTGTGGACGAAGGATTGGCCGTCACCTTGAAGCGCGTCGCGTCCACGCTCAAAGGCGCGGACATCCCGTTCGCGCTCGGCGGGAGCTTCGCGGTCTACGCGCGCGGGGGTTACTCCAGCGATCACGACGTGGACTTTCTGATCCGCGAGCAGGACAAGGACAGGGCGCTGCAAGAGCTCTCGAGTGTGGGATTCGAGACCGAACAGCCGCCCGAGGACTGGCTGGTCAAGGTGTATGACGAGGGCCGGATGGCCGACCTGATCTATCGCCCGGTGGAGTCGCCGGTGACCGACGAGACGCTGCAGGACACCGATCAGATCTCGGTCGAGGCGATCTACATGCCGGTGCTCTCCGCCACCCAGCTGATGATCCACAAGCTGCTCAGCTACAGCCAGCACTACTGCGATTTCGCCACCGGGCTTCCGGTGGCCCGCTCGCTGCGCGAGCAGATCGATTGGGACCGGGTACGCCGGGAGACCGCCAAATCGCCGTACGCGGACGCGTTCTTCGTGCTCCTCGACCGGCTCGACGTCGTCTCGTTCCCGGCACACGAGCTTGGGGTAGGGGGATGA
- a CDS encoding sigma-70 family RNA polymerase sigma factor has product MDAGNARNRVSDGNEGTVGNVEKSTVMRTDQVAEERDLVGVYLHEISRTPLLDAEREVELSRTIEAGLYAEHLLEQGEERRGVSREELERLVTEGQRAKDLFIRANLRLVVSIARRYVRSGMPMLDLIQEGNTGLVRAVEKFDYEKGFKFSTYATWWVRQAISRAIAQQERTVRLPVHLVEDVNRMRNVTRQLVRELGGDPEPEQIAAALGVTVERVNELTRWAQDTVSLDTPVGDDGDTNLGDLVADSDAPSPEDIVLSALERQRIEGLLNHLDDRSAGIMRARYGLEDGREHSLTEVASRFSLSRERIRQLEIQALGRLRELARAEGLQAA; this is encoded by the coding sequence ATGGACGCAGGTAATGCCCGTAACAGGGTTAGTGACGGCAATGAGGGGACCGTGGGCAACGTGGAGAAGAGCACCGTGATGCGTACCGATCAGGTCGCCGAGGAGCGCGACCTCGTCGGAGTCTACCTGCACGAGATCTCCCGGACGCCGCTGTTGGACGCCGAGCGAGAGGTCGAGCTCTCCCGGACGATCGAGGCGGGCCTCTACGCCGAGCACCTGCTCGAGCAGGGCGAGGAACGGCGCGGCGTGAGCCGGGAGGAGCTGGAGCGGCTCGTCACCGAGGGCCAGCGTGCCAAGGACCTGTTCATCCGCGCGAACCTGCGGCTGGTCGTCTCGATCGCCCGGCGTTACGTGCGGTCCGGCATGCCGATGCTCGACCTGATCCAGGAGGGCAACACCGGCCTGGTCCGCGCCGTGGAGAAGTTCGACTACGAAAAGGGCTTCAAGTTCTCGACCTACGCCACCTGGTGGGTGCGTCAGGCGATCAGCCGGGCCATCGCCCAGCAGGAGCGCACCGTGCGCCTCCCCGTGCACCTGGTCGAGGACGTCAACCGGATGCGCAACGTCACCCGCCAGCTCGTCCGTGAGCTGGGCGGCGACCCCGAGCCCGAGCAGATCGCGGCGGCGCTCGGCGTGACCGTCGAGCGGGTCAACGAGCTCACCCGCTGGGCGCAGGACACCGTCTCGCTCGACACCCCCGTCGGCGACGACGGCGACACCAACCTCGGCGACCTGGTCGCCGACAGCGACGCGCCGTCCCCCGAGGACATCGTGCTCAGCGCCCTGGAGCGGCAGCGCATCGAGGGCCTGCTGAACCACCTGGACGACCGGTCGGCCGGCATCATGCGGGCGCGGTACGGCCTGGAGGACGGCCGCGAGCACTCGCTGACCGAGGTGGCCTCGCGCTTCTCGCTGAGCCGCGAGCGGATCCGCCAGCTGGAGATCCAGGCGCTCGGCCGGCTGCGTGAGCTGGCCCGGGCCGAGGGACTGCAGGCCGCCTGA
- a CDS encoding glycoside hydrolase family 13 protein translates to MPSTEAWWRDAVIYQIYPRSFADANGDGMGDLPGITARLPQLRRLGVDAVWLSPFYPSPQHDAGYDVADYRGVDPRFGSLGDADKLITTAHELGLKIIVDLVPNHTSSDHVWFQAALRSAPGSPERERYIFRDGKGPDGSEPPNSWQSVFGGSAWQRLDDGQWYLHLFDVSQPDLNWDHPEVRAEFIDILRFWLDRGVDGFRVDVAHGLIKDAELTDWTSPATVLGGLEPVGPPPPMWDQEGVHEIYRQWRAVLDEYPGGRILVAEAWVQPEERLARYVRPDEMHQAFNFPYLEAPWKPAELRAIIDSSLAANATVGATTTWVLSNHDVVRHASRLGFPAGEPRKPGIGADDPQPDVALGLRRARAATLLMLGLPGSAYLYQGEELGLPEHTTLPDEVREDPAWERSGHAEKGRDGCRVPIPWEADAPSYGFGPSDASWLPQPSVWAEYALDRQADVPGSTYELYRSALATRREHALGSGSLDWADTGESALAFRNGGLLVVTNFGAEPVALPAGARVLLSSEPLDADGRVPLDVTVWALV, encoded by the coding sequence ATGCCCTCCACAGAAGCCTGGTGGCGTGACGCCGTCATTTACCAGATCTACCCACGCTCGTTCGCCGACGCGAACGGCGACGGCATGGGCGACCTGCCCGGTATCACCGCGCGCCTGCCCCAGCTCCGCCGGCTCGGCGTCGACGCCGTCTGGCTCTCGCCGTTCTACCCGAGCCCGCAGCACGACGCCGGGTACGACGTCGCCGACTACCGGGGCGTGGACCCGCGGTTCGGCTCGCTCGGCGACGCCGACAAGCTGATCACCACCGCGCACGAGCTCGGCCTCAAGATCATCGTGGACCTGGTGCCGAACCACACCTCCAGCGACCACGTCTGGTTCCAGGCCGCGCTGCGCTCGGCGCCGGGCAGCCCGGAACGGGAGCGTTACATCTTCCGCGACGGCAAGGGCCCGGACGGCAGCGAGCCGCCCAACTCGTGGCAGAGCGTGTTCGGTGGCTCCGCGTGGCAGCGCCTGGACGACGGCCAGTGGTACCTGCACCTGTTCGACGTCTCGCAGCCCGACCTGAACTGGGACCACCCGGAGGTCCGCGCCGAGTTCATCGACATCCTGCGGTTCTGGCTGGACCGGGGCGTCGACGGTTTCCGGGTGGACGTGGCGCACGGCCTGATCAAGGACGCCGAGCTGACCGACTGGACCAGCCCGGCGACGGTGCTCGGCGGCCTGGAGCCGGTCGGCCCGCCGCCACCCATGTGGGACCAGGAGGGCGTGCACGAGATTTACCGGCAGTGGCGTGCCGTCCTCGACGAGTACCCGGGCGGCCGGATCCTGGTCGCCGAGGCCTGGGTGCAGCCCGAGGAGCGCCTGGCGCGGTACGTGCGTCCCGACGAGATGCACCAGGCGTTCAACTTCCCGTACCTGGAGGCGCCCTGGAAGCCGGCCGAGCTGCGCGCGATCATCGACTCGTCGCTCGCCGCCAACGCCACGGTCGGCGCGACCACGACCTGGGTGCTGTCGAACCATGACGTGGTGCGGCACGCCTCCCGGCTCGGCTTCCCGGCCGGTGAGCCGCGCAAGCCCGGCATCGGCGCCGACGACCCGCAGCCGGACGTCGCCCTCGGCCTGCGCCGGGCCCGCGCCGCCACGCTGCTGATGCTGGGCCTGCCCGGCTCGGCCTACCTGTACCAGGGTGAGGAGCTCGGTCTCCCGGAGCACACCACGCTGCCCGACGAGGTCCGCGAGGACCCGGCCTGGGAGCGGTCGGGTCACGCCGAGAAGGGCCGGGACGGCTGCCGGGTCCCGATCCCGTGGGAGGCGGACGCCCCGTCCTACGGGTTCGGCCCCTCGGACGCGAGCTGGCTGCCGCAGCCGTCGGTCTGGGCGGAGTACGCGCTGGACCGGCAGGCCGACGTGCCCGGGTCGACGTACGAGCTGTACCGGTCGGCACTGGCCACCCGGCGTGAGCACGCGCTCGGTTCCGGCTCGCTGGACTGGGCGGACACCGGGGAGAGCGCGCTCGCGTTCCGCAACGGCGGGCTGCTCGTGGTCACCAACTTCGGCGCCGAGCCGGTCGCTCTACCGGCCGGCGCCCGGGTCCTGCTGTCCAGCGAACCCCTGGACGCCGACGGCCGGGTCCCGCTCGACGTCACCGTCTGGGCGCTCGTCTGA
- a CDS encoding dTMP kinase, with protein sequence MALRAKHTGVRTVALIGIDGSGKTTQAHRLADELTEAGIPAGYRRNAGGRHWVGRVAALFGCDDAEALVGRRGMLAIESVLRWLAILRTMLRRTVSHEISVMDRYAFCQYASLRARGARPAAERRARLAYRLFPAPDVTFLLAVDPAVAQQRIDRRGYDHESMDYLNAADRAYRSLPEFPTFVVIDANGTPDQVAAEIQADLAARRAALAAPVPAPRRRPVVRALMLAAGPLLAAFAVLGFQLAESL encoded by the coding sequence ATGGCCCTCCGCGCGAAGCACACCGGCGTCCGGACCGTCGCCCTCATCGGCATCGACGGCTCCGGCAAGACGACTCAGGCGCACCGGCTGGCCGACGAACTGACCGAGGCCGGGATCCCCGCCGGTTACCGCCGTAACGCCGGCGGCCGGCACTGGGTGGGCCGGGTCGCGGCTCTGTTCGGCTGCGACGACGCGGAGGCCCTGGTCGGCCGCCGGGGGATGCTGGCGATCGAGTCGGTGCTGCGCTGGCTGGCGATCCTGCGCACGATGCTGCGCCGCACGGTCTCCCACGAGATCTCGGTGATGGACCGGTACGCGTTCTGCCAGTACGCGAGCCTGCGGGCCCGGGGCGCGCGACCGGCCGCCGAGCGCCGGGCCCGGCTGGCCTATCGGCTCTTCCCCGCGCCCGACGTCACGTTCCTGCTAGCGGTCGACCCGGCGGTCGCCCAGCAGCGGATCGACCGCCGCGGTTACGACCACGAGTCGATGGATTACCTGAACGCGGCGGATCGGGCCTACCGCTCACTGCCCGAGTTCCCGACGTTCGTGGTGATCGACGCGAACGGCACCCCGGACCAGGTCGCCGCCGAGATCCAGGCCGACCTCGCCGCGCGCCGGGCGGCGCTTGCCGCGCCGGTCCCGGCGCCCCGGCGGCGGCCGGTCGTGCGCGCCCTGATGCTGGCGGCGGGGCCGCTGCTGGCCGCGTTCGCGGTGCTGGGCTTCCAGTTGGCCGAGTCCCTGTGA
- a CDS encoding HD domain-containing protein, whose amino-acid sequence MAPRMLLSMPLHAITEVYGEAGLRDRFALELESFPDADRETLTEALDLAATLHSGDRRVREPYLNHLLRVAIRIIKYYGVRDTDVLVAALLHDAVEDHPDELGGVPADTPYPEATEAALAVLAHRFNCRVADLVRSVTNPEYDPARDRHEQYREHVAENLDRDPWARVIKISDFTDNGVGVIHTTLEKAFRAATKYRPLVPTLRELVGRPDTPLSTSAKEHILDQLDLAEERFAAILDA is encoded by the coding sequence ATGGCACCACGGATGCTGCTCTCGATGCCACTGCACGCGATCACGGAGGTGTACGGCGAGGCCGGGTTACGCGACCGATTCGCTCTCGAACTGGAGTCCTTCCCCGATGCCGACCGGGAGACGCTGACCGAGGCGCTGGACCTGGCCGCCACGCTGCATTCCGGTGACCGGCGGGTCCGCGAGCCGTACCTGAACCATCTGCTCCGGGTCGCCATCCGGATCATCAAGTACTACGGGGTGCGGGACACCGACGTGCTTGTCGCGGCGCTGCTGCACGACGCGGTCGAGGACCACCCGGACGAGCTGGGCGGCGTGCCGGCGGACACCCCGTACCCGGAGGCCACCGAGGCGGCGCTCGCCGTGCTGGCCCACCGGTTCAACTGCCGGGTCGCCGACCTGGTCCGCTCGGTCACCAACCCGGAGTACGACCCGGCACGGGACCGCCACGAGCAGTACCGGGAGCACGTCGCGGAGAACCTGGATCGGGATCCGTGGGCCCGGGTGATCAAGATCTCGGACTTCACCGACAACGGGGTCGGCGTCATCCACACCACCCTGGAGAAGGCGTTCCGGGCCGCGACGAAGTACCGCCCTCTCGTGCCTACGCTGCGAGAACTCGTCGGCCGGCCGGACACTCCGCTCTCCACGAGCGCGAAGGAGCACATCCTCGATCAGCTCGACCTGGCCGAGGAGCGATTCGCCGCCATTCTGGACGCCTGA
- a CDS encoding glycosyltransferase, with the protein MRIVRVANFVHATSGGLRTALRELGRGYAEAGHEPVLVVPGARAGEERTGYGRIVTLPGPMAPGLGGYRVLINRRSVAAALDRLEPDRIEVHDRSTLRWLGRWARRAGVPSLMVSHESLDGLVRLFVPGRALGRWSADALNARTAAAFDTVVCTTAWAQREFQRLGVTPVRVPLGVDLERFSPAHRDAGAARAHDVMLLHCGRLSAEKHPRLSLDTLAELRGTGIDAELVVAGDGPLRAALTTEAAARGLPARFLGHVPDPRALLATADVVLAPGPIETFGLAALEALASGTPVVVRTESALPEVVGPAGVAGPGDATGFAASVRELLARPETGRRAAARAQAERFPWSAAVDGFLAAHSPARSPSGRR; encoded by the coding sequence ATGCGCATCGTCCGGGTCGCCAACTTCGTGCACGCCACCTCCGGCGGCCTGCGAACCGCCCTGCGCGAGCTGGGCCGTGGCTACGCCGAGGCGGGACACGAGCCGGTCCTGGTGGTGCCGGGGGCGCGGGCCGGGGAGGAGCGGACCGGGTACGGCCGGATCGTCACGCTGCCCGGCCCGATGGCGCCCGGGCTCGGCGGTTACCGGGTCCTGATCAACCGGCGGTCGGTGGCCGCCGCCCTGGACCGTCTGGAGCCGGACCGGATCGAGGTGCACGACCGCTCCACGCTGCGCTGGCTGGGCCGGTGGGCGCGGCGTGCCGGCGTGCCGTCGCTGATGGTCTCGCACGAGAGCCTGGACGGGCTGGTGCGGCTCTTCGTGCCGGGGCGGGCGCTCGGCCGGTGGAGCGCTGACGCGCTGAACGCGCGGACCGCTGCGGCCTTCGACACGGTGGTCTGCACGACCGCGTGGGCGCAACGGGAGTTTCAGCGGCTCGGGGTGACACCGGTACGCGTACCCCTGGGAGTTGATCTTGAAAGGTTCTCGCCCGCGCATCGGGATGCCGGGGCTGCCCGGGCGCACGACGTCATGCTGCTGCACTGCGGGCGGCTCTCCGCTGAGAAGCATCCGCGACTCTCCCTCGACACCCTCGCCGAGCTGCGCGGAACCGGGATCGACGCGGAGCTGGTGGTGGCCGGCGACGGTCCGCTGCGGGCGGCGCTGACCACCGAGGCGGCCGCACGCGGGTTGCCGGCCCGGTTCCTCGGGCACGTCCCGGACCCGCGTGCCCTGCTCGCCACCGCCGACGTGGTGCTGGCGCCGGGGCCGATCGAGACGTTCGGGCTGGCCGCGCTGGAGGCCCTGGCCAGTGGCACGCCGGTCGTGGTGCGCACGGAGAGCGCGCTGCCCGAGGTGGTCGGCCCGGCCGGGGTGGCCGGGCCGGGCGACGCGACCGGCTTCGCGGCCTCGGTGCGTGAGCTGCTCGCCCGGCCGGAGACCGGACGCCGTGCCGCCGCCCGCGCCCAGGCGGAGCGATTCCCCTGGTCAGCAGCGGTCGACGGCTTCCTGGCGGCGCACTCCCCGGCGAGATCGCCGTCCGGCCGCCGTTAG